In a single window of the Branchiostoma floridae strain S238N-H82 chromosome 2, Bfl_VNyyK, whole genome shotgun sequence genome:
- the LOC118409134 gene encoding calphotin-like: MAQQQVPPVAILVAHEIVENSLLRNVILFLMTVLQNAFNLNGHGGGNAAPGANGGGNLIAAAMGNNANGNANGHNNAGNNGGNNGNMPPVIPVQANVPPPVPAPVQPIVQAPVPVAVPPPVPAAVPPPVPAPVPAAVPPPVPAPVQPIVQALVPAPVPAAVPPPVPAAVPPHVPAAVPPHVPAAVPPPVPAPVQPNVQAPVPVQAPVPVQAPVPVQAPVPVQAPVPVQAPVPVQAPVPVQAPVQAVIPVAAVHPVNAQPQVNPAPHPVAVAPHAPFVIPAPANPAIPVAIVPPVVAQQPANAAANAAPGPIRTYTIERNERWEDAGKETSLSIFHDQLQLKWWD, translated from the exons ATGGCTCAACAGCAGGTTCCCCCAGTGGCCATTCTCGTGGCACATGAGATTGTG GAGAACAGCCTGCTTCGGAACGTGATA CTGTTCCTGATGACGGTTTTGCAGAACGCGTTCAACCTCAATGGACATGGTGGTGGGAATGCAGCTCCTGGAGCTAACGGAGGAGGGAATCTGATTGCTGCAGCTATGGGGAACAACGCCAATGGCAACGCCAATGGACACAACAATGCTGGGAACAACGGCGGCAACAATGGCAACATGCCACCTGTCATCCCCGTCCAAGCCAATGTCCCACCCCCTGTGCCTGCCCCTGTCCAGCCCATTGTCCAAGCCCCTGTGCCTGTCGCTGTGCCACCCCCTGTGCCTGCTGCTGTGCCACCCCCTGTGCCTGCCCCTGTGCCTGCCGCTGTGCCACCCCCTGTGCCTGCCCCTGTGCAGCCCATTGTCCAAGCCCTTGTGCCTGCCCCTGTGCCTGCCGCTGTGCCACCCCCTGTGCCTGCCGCTGTGCCACCCCATGTGCCTGCCGCTGTGCCACCCCATGTGCCTGCCGCTGTGCCACCCCCTGTGCCTGCCCCTGTGCAGCCCAACGTCCAAGCCCCAGTGCCCGTCCAAGCTCCCGTGCCCGTCCAGGCTCCCGTGCCCGTCCAGGCCCCTGTGCCCGTCCAAGCTCCCGTGCCCGTCCAAGCTCCCGTGCCCGTCCAGGCCCCCGTGCCCGTCCAGGCCCCCGTCCAAGCCGTCATCCCTGTCGCCGCCGTCCACCCTGTAAACGCTCAGCCCcaagtcaaccctgcacccCACCCCGTCGCCGTTGCCCCTCATGCGCCCTTTGTCATCCCTGCTCCCGCTAACCCTGCCATCCCCGTTGCCATTGTGCCGCCCGTTGTTGCCCAGCAGCCCGCCAACGCCGCC GCCAACGCAGCCCCGGGACCCATCCGA ACTTATACGATTGAACGGAATGAGAGGTGGGAAGACGCAGGGAAGGAGACATCGCTCAGCATCTTCCATGATCAACTACAGCTGAAATGGTGGGACTGA